The genomic stretch aaacaactgttATGTTTTTAAGTATCAACCCTTTGCTGACGACGCTGAATATCCAACAACGCAGTAAAGAAACGCAGTAAATACACAATCATTCAACTTACCAAGTTTGCAAAATATACTGTATATCTTAGCCCTTAGATTATCAGCTACTTCCACAATTGCTGGACTGGCAAAAGAAACTGGTAACGACACAATACCATGTGACTCCTGGCTGGCTGTCATAAGTGGACAACTCGTATCTAAAGTAAAAAACATGGTAGAACAGTGAGTTGGAAGGAAACTGAAATATTCCTAcaattaactatttttttagttCTCGATGACGTCACCAAATACACATGCTTCGTATCttcgaaaacaaaaaaaactttcacaggagaaagaaaattttgaaattactCTCCACCAAGCACTTATCAGGATTATGTCGTAACCTAAACTGCATTAAGAGTCATAAATCAAAGTTCTATTAAGGGTCacttaataaaatttattttttccctgtttctaaatatttttgcttCATCAACCCCTCAACCAACACGCAACTGATGtagcaaatattttttacatcgaAGTAATAAGTAGCCCCAGTAAGGCAGCTATGAAAAATTTTAGGAATTCACTTTCTGCTCGAAAACATGAGGAAAATGTACAAGAACATTGAAACCTTATgactatttttgaaatttctttacatattaatgaatattttagttaatattttgaaactttagttttaataaacattttcaTTCATCACTGAGTACAAATTTAGAATTTcttatctttcataaaaaagaaaaaccaccGTCGTTCCAAAAGACGGGAAAACGCAAAAAACTTCTGCTTATGATATCCACGTGTTGAAATAGACATCACAGGAAGTGCTTAATAGGGACAACAGGTACTAATGCAAAAGAACTGCCTGCAAAGTTTAGTTCTTTATAGGATTAACCCTTTCTATTTTTGCGTACAAAAACAAAACCACGGACCGTGCTGACGAAAGCACCTAAAATATAAAGTACCCGAGAAATATTAAGTACCCGTAATAACACCATAGGCATCTCTTCTCACTCCAAACTTCTTCTCTTCTTCTTTCCACAAATCAACTAGTAACTTTCCCACAGTTTTCTCCTTTTTGCCACGCCATAACATTATATGTGGTAAACACTGAATAGAAGAGAGTCACATTTTAATACcaaaaacttcagacaaaaacaGGTTTCGTCGTTGCAACATTGGCAACGAAAGAATAAACTACGTTTCCATCAATCAAACTGCAATTTTATAGCCACATAGCTGACGAAATTAAAAAGCCTGTTTTTTTAAGGcgacatacatattaataactagtCCAAATTGGATACTGAACAGTTTAACAATGAATGAAGACTTTAAAATCACACCTAGCCTtgctatattttttatacatCAATTTAATAAACTTAAATTACAGATTAAATGACACTTTCTTACATTTGTATTCTCTGTCAAGTCTAATATGGTCCCAAGCACAACATTTTGCATGTTTTCTGGACATTCCTGTGAAAAAAAGACATTGGATTTTTCATTTACAGTGACAAAGTTATGATACTAAGCTTGCCAATGATTCAAAACAAATAACAAGTTGTAGAAAATAGAAGCCGAACTAAGAAGATAATCATGAagttttaaatactgttaacgCCCAGTCCCTATTAAACGCCCACCTGCAAATCtcgaacataaaaaataaacgcCTAGGGTGctaattattaaattattaatttacggttaaaatacccaaaaaagtaattttagcgAATAGATTTTCAGGAAACGAGTGTCTACAATTGTttcgtgggaattaatttttgcgaataacgaaaaaaaaaatgctccTAGCCAGTGAAACGCAACGAATgtgaatgtttaaaaatagaGTGGTCATGTTAGAATGGTTTATGAAAATAGTCCTCATATTTTTGCAAGGCTCCTGCGATGTTTTCTCATCAAATCAATTTATGTGGACTCTACCAGATTCACATAATTTTTGCGAGAATTGGTTTTCGCGAATGTCCGCTATAAAGTTAGCATAACGTTTTCCAGAAAATAGGGGACGTACGTACCTGCAACAAGTCGAGCAATAAGAATGCACCTTCCTTTTCAAGAAATGTTATTTCGTTCATAAAACAACCAATCACTGACGACCTGTTtgtaaaaaaagagagaaacagTGATatagaatattttcttttttgaaaaccataatgcttcgaataaacgcttAGGATGTTCGacgtttttttgatttttattctttaaaagaAGTAGGGAGGGGAGGGGTTGTTAGAAGCTTGTCtcttgttgatagcagtaccattAGGCACCGAAGAGGCTATCCCGGGTAAATAATTGCAAcggtaataataaatatttctcCACATAAAGAATACCCCAACATCAATATCTTCATCACCAATTATCTTAAAAGAAGATGCAGCATCGACCACATCTTTCTTCAGTAttagtggatttttttttaatattcttatGAAATTCAACATTTGCATTCGGATTCGTTAAAAAGAGGGACCGTGTAATAGAAAGGGGAAAgacgtttttttcaaaacgttaCGGGGCACAGTATTTTCCGGATACTTTCCGGAtactttatatttatacttATTTTCAGAATTCAAAGAAGCATGACATATTTTTAAAGACATACCAAATGCAATCTGTTGCATAGAGCACaagtttttgttgatttaatgGACCATTCACAATCAGATATCCTCTCATATACTGCAACAAAACACCAACGCCAGATTCACCAAACAATTCCTAAAACATACAACGACTACAGAATATCCAATCCACTTTCACCTTAAAAGTAACCAAGGTTTTTCAGGTTTCTAGTGTTTATATTTCTCCAATGCCaccattatttttaaaacaaaatcaaaaacctCATATCTAGCACAGccattcaaaaagaaaatcctttaaataactttttcaacataCTATTTTCCACACATCAACAGAAATAAGCTTGTAAAAActgataaataatatatataatgccTCCAAAAGAACCAAAAGAACTTtgcataaaacatttttcttggaaagaaaaaactttcCCAGGTTTGTTATGAGACAAATGCATTCAAAGTATTTTAAGTACTCATTTTCCCAGGTTGTCAGACATTTCGGCCTAGCAAACATACAAAACTAGATTTTGCAGGTTTTTCCTGAACCAATTCTTAGtattttaatttcttaatttttccagTTTCTTTCATCTGAAAACCATACAAAAATATACCATtcctatattatatatttttttaaaagaagcagAGTTTACAACAATAATCAATCACTAAAAACAGAGGTAGTGCTTTGTAGCAATACATACTTTTCTGTGGACATCTTCATCACACAATAAAGCCAGAATCAACATCATATCACATTGCAACTCAATATCCACTGCATCATTGCTGTCAGTGCTATGACTACATGAATCCAGTATAGCTAAGAAAAAACAACAGGATAAAAATGTTCAAAATTGTGAAAGTCAGATTCATTCCCTTtttatggtaaaaaattaaacttttatgCATGGCAAAGCAAGAGTAAGTAACCATAATAATTTTAGTCCCTTTAAATGCTTATTTTAGAAaagaaacttaaaaataaaatacagacaCTTAAACAAAATAAGTCAATTATAACAGGGGGtaaatttttacttaaaaacaGAAAACCGTATGTCTATAGTATATTTATATCTTTATTACTTTTGGTCGACTTCAGTgatgtttttttatagaaatattTCTTATAAATACCTACCTATCAACTGCGCGATCAGGCCTTGATCCGTTAAATCTTGGAGAACTTCCTCATCTCCTGTGGAGCACATGCTTCTGATCAGTCGTATACAGTATCTCATTTGAGCTCGCTTGCTGCCCCGTCCACCCGTACCATAGAAACTGTTACCATGACCACCATAGTCATCTAAAAcacaatataaattaaaaataaagcatCCTGTACTGAGTTCATTAATTGATTGATGGAATATCGGGTAAGCATATATGATTTACCATtgtattcattatttttgtcaCTATTTAAAAGCAATGTGTTCAAGTCACGAAATATGTAATTCTTCAGTGTAATTATTTGATActaattttttatacatttgtcATCTTGATTAACATTTTTACAATAATAACCGTATTTTGTCAGTTTGTTAGGCAAAATCAGGTCATGCTAAACTACAcctgaaattttaaaactaaaaatgacATATGCAGTACATTTTTATCAGTTTTGCTGCCACAAGATAACTTCCATGAATTTCCAATGAGCTAACAACTAGTACTaccatatttcttaaaaaaattgctcATACTTATTTATGGAACTGATATTGAGCCCAATTATTATTGAACATGGGTATTGGCAACCcaataaaattttttgcaaaattttagcTATTTTCTCAGAAATTAAACTCGTAAAAACCTTAATTTGCTtattattgcaaaaaaatttattatgcaattCGAAAAGTAACGAAAATGTAACAATAAGACATTGTTTATCTTGTTGATTAAGTTTGATGATCACACAATTAgcataaaaaaaagtatttctacAAAATTGAAATTCACAGAAGATTACCATAAAAAATTCAAAGTTTTCTCTACTAAGCAAATGTTAAGCAATGTTTCCGCTATCCCTGATGGAtggaaacaaagtttttttttggatCCTGCACTACAATCTGATCAAAGAAATACGCCTATACAGAAAGGAACTTTAATATTACTGCACTTTCTTTAGTGCAAACATTCAAAGagtttaaaaatggaaaaaaaatatggaCGATATAATGAATAATTAAGGTATTGCACTATACGTGCAACAGATAAAGAGCCGACAAAGTAGACAGgcttttttgctttatttttgatgtacctttaaaaaaataatctagtTAACAGACAAACTTGAAGGACAAGAAGTAGTTATTATTAAGAGGCTCAAATACCTGGACCAACACACCAATCAAGTAGGTTCAACAATCTTGCATTGCCTTGACATTCCATGTATTGATTTACCAAAAGAGGTGCAAGAACAGCCAAGACAGACATTGCTTGCAATTGTATCTCTTCAAACTGTGCTGCACTCCATAACGTATTTGTTGATTGTGTGATAGGTTGCACATATGTAAATAAAGCATGCAACACATAACATTTCGACATGATTTGCAAAGATTCACTATCATCACTTAGCATCACTAAGAGGTTTAATAGTAATTTCTTTAACTCAAAATCCTCTGGAGAGGATTGAATTTTCATGTTCTCTACCGTCTCGTTTCTTGTGGGAAGTTCCGGAGAAGTACAGAATAATGACAATGTTTTTACTAGACCACTTTCAACGATGGCTGACTTTGTGCATTTCGAAGCGACTAAGGAGATGATGATGAGAATATCATTGCGTAACTGTCGATCAGTAAGACTGCAGCAGTGGCTCATCTGATATGTGAAAGTGGCATGCAAAGAACTGGAAAATAAATACAGAGAAaatcaatagaaaaaaaaaccctGATTGGTATAatagatatttaaaatttttatttggcagcttttttgaaaataaatattatcaaaaTCCTATTTTGGGAGATGCCATGGCCAGAGTTGCTATAAGTGGTCAGAGAAAAACTGAGCATTTTTATCACTAACTTTCTACTTTTTTACCAAACAGTAAAGGGTATTTATGATATCATTAGCAAATCACTCTATAAACTCTTTTTATCCACTCATATGGTCAGTGATAAAAGACATTTTCTTAGAAAAATAGTGACGTAGTAGCAAATTGCTTGCAAATAGCTGACagcaaatttttatttactgtCAGCCATTTTCCTTTATgctatactttattttttcctaTGTTACATGAACAGAGCTTGAACCATTTAAAATTATATAAGGTGGTTAGATTCCCCTAACACTGGTTATTTTTAATCCTGTGATCAGTTTATGGAACCATATCAATCAGCATTAGAACAtcaaaaatttgacaaaaaactaaaattaagTTACATTGCTCCAAAAGCAGAAATGACAATTGATTAAGTATTTACAATAAACTAATTTGATATAACTAATATAtaccaaaaaagttcaagattTACAAAATCACAAACAGTGAAGAATTCTATTggtttaaagttaaaatattaataCATTCATCAAACGAACATAAATTGAATACTTATTCTTGAATGAACTTGCGTGTTTTTTATTAAGCGCAATGTGCACTAAATGTTTTTCCAAAGGTAAATACACAAATTTCAATACTCCTGTATGATAAGACCATAAAATaagaaagttaatttttttaaaaaacacacatTTATATCCACATTCCACATTTATATTAGAAGCTATAAAATGATGATAACAATCTTTCAAATAAAGATGGCCTAAAAGTAATGTAGCTATAAAACCCTGATTTTattatgaatactgaacagacaaaccgaaataatatcttcaataacctGATTTTATTGTTGTAAAAAGATGGAAACAAAACGTAGCTAATAATGACAAAGTCATCtatattaatatttattatcCTGCTCAGGATTTTGGATGTGACACCGCTcatttttttttggataaaattctctctcattaaaaaaatcaacactTTAATGGGGGACTGCGCTTGGTCATCTATAAAATTGcaacaagaaaacaaattatatgcaaaaaattaatttaaaactgGCTAAGGCAAATACAACACGTTTTAATACTTCTACAAACGATAAGATGAGGAAAGGAAGGTGAGCGacttgtttttttacaaaattcccAAGTATTTAACGCTCAGAAagttataaaggtttaaaatgacgaaaaacGAACTTTCTAATACAgataattcaaataaaaaaatagaaactcACCTTAAGCATGCATTACAGCTAAGCTGGCCAGAAAACTATAAATAGAGCAACCCAAAAACTTAGATCCTATAAGCTGAACACTGGAATCAAGATCAAATATATGATTTTAATGACAAATATAAAACTAACTTCATTTGGATCACCGTTTTGTAACAAATTCCATAACGTTTCCACAGCAACAAATAATAGCCTATTAAAAAGAAATACATTTTCAGATGCAAAACATGCAAAGAAACATTATTATAtgctaaaattaaaatgatcaggccaaaaaaaattgccaatttAACTAAGTTCTTTGGTGTGAGGGCCAGAGTAAGATCACTTATTATATAATTTTCGCtttattaaaacataaaattacaACGATATGTTTACATTCTTTTATTGTAGAAGCTCATATATAAAGTTCTTTATTAGAAGCTTACAATCTTCGTTCACGTTGCTAAACAACTTTAGCGTTTAGTTTTGTTAAGAGCACGTCTACTGCAAGCTAGTCTCTCTGGGGTAATGACTAGCTTGTTACAGACAGTTGAAAAAAACCACCACACGTATTACTTTTGATGACAGATGTACATTACATGCAAGATTAAAAACACTGTATTTTAACAATTCATACATACTTATAAGACCTGACATCTGTTTCTAAATGTTTACAGATACAGAATACAGcatctgtttttaaaatgtcatcacagtttaaatctaaaaaataattatacagAAATTTATTAGTTAGCTTGCGTCATAGTAGTTAACAAAAAATTGTAGCCTAGCTATAACCCCTGTGTACTTGTACCTGAATTTGAAAGtttgtttaaagattttaaTAAGATGTATCGGGAATCGTAATCGTTGTCAGGTATTTGACCAAGGTACTAAAAAAGATAAAGcaatgtcaatgaaatgatgCAATCATGATTTTCTAAAGATGATTTCCACCTTGTTATACTGCTGCTTCTTCAAAatatataactttatttttttaattattttgttccttgcaaaaaaaaattcattgtataaaattgaaacacgattaaaaaaaattaaaaactactAAATTTAAATAGAAATAAACAATTTGGATTAATAATGTAGCTTGCTATAAAAAGCTTGActaaaaatgtaatttcttctttcttttacaTAATGATTGCTTTTTACTAGCTTGCaatgactttcttttttaaacttctaAGGGGAACCCTAACGGTCATTCAACCAATGTATCATTGTTGATCAAATAGGCATACCATAAAGGACCAAACATACCTCTGCAATTGATTTGCAAATTCGACTTCTTTCAATAGTAGTTTTAACAAACGTTTGTGACACTGGCTTTaaatctaaaaagaaaagaaaaacttggACAACTTGGAAAGCAAATTGTAAATGCCTTCCTTTATCTCTAGCCTACGCACGTGCAAAAGTAGTAATTTTGCTATCTGTAGGGTAAACAATATCGAACATTTTACAATAtcagctttatttaaaaagtaaaaaaaaacttgccaTTATCTCGAcaatttttagattttgatgTATACAAATCTGATACTGCTTTGCCAATTACAATTTTAATCTTCACAGGCGATTCCTCACCAATTTGtcctttaataaataaaatttaacataacaTATAAGTAAAGCATATCTAAGGTTTTTGCATTTTGGTAAGTTTCAtgaaaattatagaaaaaattCAACAATCCTAATGTGATTCAAGTTACAAAAGTATAATTATACCCAACGTTGTGAGGTGTTCTGGTAATTCATGCATATATTGCTCTTCATCAGATGATTTTGACTTCAAGAAAGgttttctaaatatttaaaaatgcaatATACAGAGGGTTgaaatttcgaatttttttagattttgaaatgtcAAAGTAAAATCCGTTTGCAAAAGTTTGCACACTGGAAGCACTGCAGACTACTTGCCTAGAATTCCTTGTTTCACTTAAAACTTTTTGTCAATGACCCATGTTTCAGAAGAGCCTAATTATTATAACTTATTTACAGTGGGTTGTACAACTTTATGGTACAAAACCAGCTTTTATATGAGGATGCCTCACCTGTCTTAATTGGATTTATATGTTAGTAACAAAAAGAAATTGATATCAACGTTATAATCaagcacaacaaaaaaataaacggaGGAAAAACAAACATAATAGTCCAGGAgctgtcaacaaatctttttatgtcatttttaAGCATACATATTAAGCAGAATATGTCTCATTAATTTCCTTaagtgtacattttttcggAACACCATTGGTCAGGTAGGAGGTTTTCAAATAAGGAGGTTGCTATAGGGttccaaaaaaataatacacTAAAAGAAATTAGTGAAACAAATTCTGCTTAATAATCAGTCCTTTTAACTTAAGAAATCCCTCGTTAAACGACAAAAATTTTCTTCGTtcagcttctttttttttagttggCATATTTtacaagttgtttttatttactttcgaACTTATTAAAAAACTACGATTTAGAATTTTTCTCTATTGTAAAATTTCTGAATTTTCAGTAcctttatcaaaaataaatgtttaagaTTTATTCTCCTCTTCTTCGGGCACAAAGTTTTAATACTCTGAAAGCAAACATTATTCCTAAAGCATTAGGAACTTTTCCACCTTGTATTACTCGAACTAAGAtgctaaaatacttttttaatcttCATCAATCAAATTGGTTAGGTGGAACTAATACAAAACTTCCTTCCCTAATAACAGCTTTCATATCACCAATTCTACAATTTATTTTTCCCTTTAAAACTCTGATAacactaattaaaaaaaaatcacaactaTCCAAATAACTCCTGATATTTAACGAACGGGCATGCAATATATGCTTTATTATATACCTAACATCTcttttttttgtcagacttttttatttttctattacaTTTTTGCTAAATAAAAGGCCCATGAAAGGGAGTAATGAtatcgttgttgtttttaaaacgtaATCGATTTGAGGATTCGAGCGTTTTACGGAAGTCATTGCATTGTAAattgaaaatatcaaaacaagCGTGGAATGTCGCGTCAGTTATTGCACGGTTGTACGGAACATTTAGatttattgtatataaaaaGAGTTGCCAGGTATgtaataatataaattttagcACTCCCAACCCTTTTCAATAAAACAAACGTTTTGAAAGGAAGTATactatttttgacaattttgctAAAGTTTGCAAAATGTTCACAAAATCAGATTTTGTTCTGAGGAAACCTATTTAGCCATTTCTGTGCTAAAATCAATTCCAACTTAACTATCAAGTTTATCTTCAAACCTATCTAGTTCATTTTTCTTcgcattaacaaaaaaataaagaccTTAGGGTACACCATAAGAACACCTATCTTACTGTTTGTGGAGGACTTCGATTATTACACATAACTGGAATACATTATCTCAAGAAGCCCAAAATTAACCTCTAGTATCAAAAAGCATCAAACACCATCCAACGCTTCCTAAGAATGGCCAGCAGGTTGCTATGGAAGTTGCTGTGCAGTTAATAcagcaaaattttaacatttaaaaatgataaagacTAACTACCCATGTCATGTGGGGACAGAAAATGAGTAAAAAATAAGCAAAGTTACGCTACTTTTTAAGTCAGGACTTATTTATTACTTAAGGCATTGTTTGTCAGAAAATTCCTTTGCAATGCAGTCtctctaatttaaatttttcgcaCAAGCAACTTCATGCCAACATAAAATGTCAGTTAAGTGCCCATTTTTCTAACACATTCATCATTTGTGTTGACAATTTCTGAGTTAAATGTAAAGTAGAAATGCAGTATTGGCAACTACAAACTACAAAATAAACCTTTATATGTCAAGTTTATTCAAGACAAGTCTGTATGAGAGGTCAAATTACAGgagatattttttcttttgttttgaaatatatcTTCTGCGTGATTAAACAGTTTGGTTCTAATGATAGGGTAGTATGGCAggtattttttacaaatattattGATATGTATTTCCCAATCTTGTAAAcatattttataataataatactagaAAGTGAAGGCTAAACGAGAagcaaatttaaaactttttttttttcattgacaatttcaaagaaaaatatCTCACAAGAATTTTCTTAATCCTCACTTAAATCAGATTAACTGTGCTAGTTTAACAGTTGTTTCTGTATCTTTTGACACTTTTCCTTGCTTAGGATGCCTGTATAGTCCTGAAATCAACCCCTATACTTTTTCATTATACCAGCTGTTTATTGCATTAACCTGATAGATTGTGGGGCCTTTTTCGCAACAACGAATTAACGCATCCAATCTGTCTTATCCCAAGCAATTTCGCCAATCTTTTTGACACGTTCCAATTTAAGGTTACAGAATAGTGTTATaaacaaaatcttaaaaatacattttgtatTCACCTGTTGTTTCTTTGTGGGAAAACATTTATTTGGGATGAGTTGGCCTCATCCAATGTTCTTGTTGTGTGGAGGGCGTTTCTGACAGACATTAAGTTAATAAAGGAGTTAAGGATTGGTCGTTTTTGTTTTGTGAGGGTGAATGAAGGTGTTAAACGAGTGACGTTGCATGGGTTTTGTGACAGTTCTTTGAGAGTATATTGCTAagttctttatttacaaattaaaactGCAACAGGcattaaagtatattttttaactgCAAAAACTAAAGTTGTGCCTATGAAAGAGATAACAATACTGCGCTTAGAATTATTAGGTTGTGTTTTACTGGTCGACCTTATTAGCCAAGTTAAAGCTGGAATGTGTGAGAGGATTGTGTTTGATGAGATTAAGGGTTGGACGGATTCGGAGGTGGCCTTGTGCTGGATAAAAGGAAAGTCGAGAAGGTGGAAGCCCTGAATTTACAGATACTTTAATttaggatatttttaaaaatatatgcttGCAATACTGACCACTTCTGTGAAACAACTTCGATTTTGCATCCATTTTAGTCAGCAAATTATTGAAATGCACAATAATTTCTTTAATAGACTCTACACCAAAATTCCTAACCTCTTCATGCCATGTGCTTATATCAAGTAACAAAACAAGGTGCTTAAAAAGTGGAGATTGAGAAATGTTGTCAAACCTATCTTCCATACTcgtaataatatttaaaatagtGTGCCCACAATATTCCCGCAAATTTTATGTCATGGTAATAGAAATCGAAATCTTTTTCCtctatatttttaacaaatgaaTTAGATCCATTATTGTGCTGTCTGGAGTGTCCAGAAACTTATCAATTAGAAGTTTCAACATCACCATCGTCCATGTTAACACTTAAATGCACGGAATAGCTTTAACAGGATTGTGTACTTTTTGTTTAAATGCAGGACTGAGTAGAGACAAATCGTCTAAATATATTGCCATGTATATTAGTATCAAAGCATCCATCAAACGCTTAAGAAAACCCTTTAACTGTGCTAGCTTCAACACCGGACTATCTGTCTGTGACTGTGACTCAACATGCGCCATATGCCCTATAATTGTAAGCATAATTTCCATTGATTTTAACTTGTTGCTGTTgattaattatttgttttaattgcACCAGTAAGAAAGGCATCTTAACTGCAAGCTCTAACCtagggttaaaaaaattaataacatgAAACTGAGGAGAGTCAGCTTTCATTAGCATACCAACTCCATTGTTTTGTC from Hydractinia symbiolongicarpus strain clone_291-10 chromosome 12, HSymV2.1, whole genome shotgun sequence encodes the following:
- the LOC130621890 gene encoding cilia- and flagella-associated protein 69-like; amino-acid sequence: MAALTVQSSGYFPEYNTENPSIPVIHNVVSNEDLQTFTEENRGYPKIHKKEVNTGKVLKLLTDKHSKPLIERHCRAVMNLSSFYKDGVHLNDVIILMQIIKKCHEYIALDDRYEELVCLLVSTMRKPFLKSKSSDEEQYMHELPEHLTTLGQIGEESPVKIKIVIGKAVSDLYTSKSKNCRDNDLKPVSQTFVKTTIERSRICKSIAEYLGQIPDNDYDSRYILLKSLNKLSNSDLNCDDILKTDAVFCICKHLETDVRSYKLLFVAVETLWNLLQNGDPNEFSGQLSCNACLSSLHATFTYQMSHCCSLTDRQLRNDILIIISLVASKCTKSAIVESGLVKTLSLFCTSPELPTRNETVENMKIQSSPEDFELKKLLLNLLVMLSDDSESLQIMSKCYVLHALFTYVQPITQSTNTLWSAAQFEEIQLQAMSVLAVLAPLLVNQYMECQGNARLLNLLDWCVGPDDYGGHGNSFYGTGGRGSKRAQMRYCIRLIRSMCSTGDEEVLQDLTDQGLIAQLIAILDSCSHSTDSNDAVDIELQCDMMLILALLCDEDVHRKELFGESGVGVLLQYMRGYLIVNGPLNQQKLVLYATDCIWSSVIGCFMNEITFLEKEGAFLLLDLLQECPENMQNVVLGTILDLTENTNCLPHIMLWRGKKEKTVGKLLVDLWKEEEKKFGVRRDAYGVITDTSCPLMTASQESHGIVSLPVSFASPAIVEVADNLRAKIYSIFCKLGFNNLPGLVSADYVVLSVIEKYLDFKTMEVWQEIRSELMLENIEPVSPDKECMDRIIFTFEEKAAAVANVQKSLIENDIEEQLVDEREFYSKIKESHTQEEKTYQDFVNFVDRTSDYSILQAVRKEQLKSIDRSRLLSRTQYRQRKSTTSHETMERKLQITTFCGRNVLVKSTKIHHPVNSSTKKLFLQNGQIVATLAN